The Oncorhynchus nerka isolate Pitt River linkage group LG11, Oner_Uvic_2.0, whole genome shotgun sequence genome includes the window GTATCACCCTCTGTAACCTCTATTCTCTGATGGATTCATTAGTGTCTTATTGAGACCTGTTTGTTATCCTCTTGTCCATGCATGGCTATTTCTAGTCTATGATTCTGGTGCCCAGGGAACTCAGTTTAACTTTGTCCTTTCTCTCTACTCTTTGATTAAAGGGTAGTCCATGCTGGTAAGTCTCATAAAGAACCTCTGAAATCTGCTCCTCCAACCACATGACCTCAGGAGCGCCCCCATTGGCTGGCTGCCCTTCTCGGAGACAGCCAATCCAGTGAGAGCTCTCTGCCGAGATTCACTGAAGGGGGCGGGCCTTTCCCAACTGCCAGCATCGTCTTGTTTTCTCTTGGGGGTGTCCAGAAGGATTTGTATTTTGGGGGTTTTGCTTCCTAGGTTAAAGTTGTATACATTTTTTTCTAGATAGCTATATAGATAACTATTGCATTATACTTCTATTTTTTTTCTAGTTTACTTGCTCTAGATTTGAAGTAAACATATCCTGAAGTATTTTTTTTTTGACTCAACCGTTTTCTGGGTATGCCTTTTTGATGCAgtagttaaagtgtactgttgaactgtctATTTGATTTTCCCAAACTGACGTGGTCTCCAGACATGTCTTACAGGCTGATCCTGCTCAGGCTTTGTCTCCAAGGACCTGTCTCGCCACCCATCAATATCCAATGGCCACTTTTTGCAGTAATCTATCAGTAGTCCACCAGTCCAAAGTTCAAACCCTCAGCAAGTCTAGGGAAGCCTGTTCTGGGGGACCCCTGTGTGAGCTGGTTTTCTGAATAATGTTTAATTGATCTGAAATCGTATGACAGaccacttttattttttatttaactaggcaagtcagttaagaacaaattattataccCTGGCCAAAGCCTCCCTTAAcacggacaacgctgggccaattgtgcgccgccttatgcCAGTCGCATTCCAGGACTGGCTCGGAACGGCTAAATGTAGTCAAGACTATTCAGAGAAGCCCAGTTTACATTTCAGTGCGTTTCTTTTTTTGTTCTCAGTAAAGATAGGTTTTGCATATCAGCCCCAGCTTCCATTAACTTCTTAGGGCTGGAATctcgttaacgggatcgatatgacaacagccagtgaaagtgcagggcgccaaattcaaaacaacagaaatctcagaattaaaattcctcaaacatacatgtatcttataccgttttgaaggtaatcttgttgttaatcccaccacagtgtccgatttcaaataggctttacagcgaaagcaccacaaacgattgttaggtcaccaccaactcagagaaacacagccatttttccagccaaagaggagtcacaaaaagcacaaatagagaaaattaatcactaacctttgatgatcttcatcagatgacactcataggacttcatgttacacaatacatgtatgttttgtttgataaagttcatatttatatttgaAAAAGAGAGAGCCACGtcattttgcagaaatactcattataaatgtcaatgaaaatacaattgttagacatggaaatatagatataccgCTCCTTAAtcgcaaccgctgtgtcagatttcaaatgaactatggaaaaagcaaaccatgcaataatgtGAGAACGGCGCTAAGAAAAAATAAATTatctgccatgttggagtcaacagaaatccgAAATAACTTTATAAATAtccacttacctttgatcttcaatgcactcccaggaaacccagttccacattaaatgtttgatttagTTAGTTTAGTAGCTACTTTTGTTGgggcgtttagtacacaaatccaaacgctcgtcCAGCCGAACATCAGAAAACTTCCAAAAGTTAAATTACAGGTCctagaaacatttcaaaccaaGTATAGACTCAATCTTTAGGacgtttttatcataaatcttcaataatgttccatctggagaattccattgtgtgtagaaaagccatggaacgcaggtcgctatcatgtgaaattCTCATGgccaggacctggctctctgccagaccactgactcaaacagctctcatccgtccccacatcacagtagaagcctcattcaagtttctaaagacggttgacatctagtggaagccttaggaagtgcaacataaccaatatcccactgtgtattcaataggggctgggttgaaaattggccgacctcagatttcccacttcctgtttggatttctgttatactcagacatcattcaaacagttttagaaacttctgagtgtttagtatctaataataatatgcatatattagcaactgggactgtttactggccgtttactctgggcacctttcatctaagctaatcaatactgcccctgcagccataagaagttcaaTCCTGAAGGGGACACGTTTTGAGTGGGTAGGGGTTCTACCAGCAGTGTTCTGTCACCCACCCCCCCTCATCTTTCTGTTTCAgtttgtctgtctgactgctcgcTAGATGGCAAAACCATCAATCAGAAATGTCCATTGTCTGTCGGTGAGATGTTTCCATGTCTTGCCTGAGCTATAGCTTTATCAGGGTCACTGAAACTCTTGACTACTACCCTGTTACCTGACACAACAGCATTGTGTAGGCCTTTTGATGAGAGTTCAAGTTGAAAGCTACTTAGAGATGATATCTTAACTAGAGTGCAGCATGCCATCCCATCCCACAGCTCTAGTCTGACCTGTCCAATCTCATCCTTGAGCTGTGGTTAAGGGAaacttccatctctcctctcagccAAGAGATGAGTTGTTGCCTCTATGGCTGCGACCTACTAGAGGGCTGCATCATATCTCTGATCACCTCCACCTCGGTCTGCTCTGCATTCACCTTCAGTTTGCATGTGCACTTTCCAAAGACATTTGAATAGTAGGACGCATGTCCACCTTTGAAATAGGACTTGAGTGGTTTTCATTTCTTTTGGACGTCCTATTGTTACGGTAAGGAGCTGTGGGCTCTAGCCTCGTCTGCACTGTCCTGTGTACAAGCTTTCATCTGTGACGCTGCATGTCCAGCTCAACACCAACATGGatgcacctgagagagagagagaggtagcaggaCAAAGATAAACTAGTCTCCATACCATTAGCCTGTTACTATGTCAGACAAATCTGTCTGTTATTGGCGTGGTCACCAACTGTGGTCCTCTAGAGCTGCAGTTTGCAGGCTTTTGTTTCACCTGAGCACTAACGCACGGTTCAAGTATTTAATGGTCAAGCTGGAACAAACTTGCACCCCTGTAGCTCTCGAGAACCAGCTGGTGACTGCCCAGACCACTGTGATGTGGGCTGTTTGGGAGGAGATGGTGCTATGTTTCTGTATGTTGCTTTTGTCTTGTAGGAACTACATGAATGACAGCCTCAGGACCAATGTGTTTGTGAGGTTCCAAGCTGAAACTATCGCCTGTGCCTGCATCTACCTGGCTGCCAGAGCTCTGCAGGTACCGTTGGATTGGTCTTCTCCCCATCTCTAGTCTTCCACTTTTCCCCCAACATCTCTCCTGTAACAGGATGAGTCTCTTAACCAGTGGTCCCTACCCAtcccatttttattttatttaactaggcaagtcagttaagaacaaattcttattttcaatgacggcctaggaacagtgggttaactgcctgttcaagggcagaacgacagatttgtaccttgtcagctcggtggtttgaacttgcaaccttccggtgaCTAATCCAATGTTTACCATCATTAACTAAGTGCTGTGTGTCTGTAGATGCCTCTCCCGTCCAGACCTCACTGGTACCTGCTGTTTGGAGCCACAGAGGAGGAGATCAAGGATATCTGTATCACCACCCTCAAACTGTACACCAGGAAGAAGGTACATATCATCCCCCGAACCTTCTAGCAACCCTGCTGTATAACAAAATCCACCACACAGTACCTTCTTAACCCCTCCCTGTCACACTCTCTCTCGACCAGCCGGACTATGACCACCTGGAGAAGGAAGTGGAGAAGAGGAAGATGTCTCTGCAGGAGGCCAAGCTGAAGGCTAAAGGGCTAAACCCTGATGGGACCCCAGCTCTGTCCAACCTGGGAGGCTTCTCACCCGGATCCAAACCCTGTGAGTTTACTTTACCATAGCTGTCAATTTAAAGCCTGACTTGACCATAGCTGTCCCAATTTAAATAAGTGGTCAAGTCATCATAGATAAGtacttaaaataaaataaaaagtaacacagtaGTACAATAACATTCCATTTCTAAACGGGGACCACCCAGTCTAAAGACATGTTATGTGTTACCCAGGTTCTCCCAACATTGTGAAGGTGGAGGACAAATCGCCCAACCCCCAGGCTCTCAAACCTGTAAAGAAAGAGCCAGACAGCAGAGCCCAGGGCTCCAAGAGCCCACACAACgggtgaggaacacacacacagctctttaaCTACTCAACGCAGCAGGGCCTTTCGTTCTGGAGGAAAAGGGCTTTATTTTCCCATTTTAAACAGACACCCCTAATGGAAATGGAACGTttcatctctcctttctttctctgtcagGCTGAGGAAGGAGGCTAAGAttgggagaaacagcaggagtAGGAGTGGATCTCGTTCCAGAACTCGCTCGCGATCACGCTCCCCACGCAGACAGTAAGACTTTAGTACTTCATTCATTGTCTGCTTTACTGCGGTACTTTACAGCCAGTTTACTGCGGTACTTTACAGCCAGTTTACTGCGGTACTTTACAGCCAGTTTACTGCGGTACTTTACAGCCAGTTTACTGCGGTACTTTACAGCCAGTTTACTGCGGTACTTTACAGCCAGTTTACTGCGGTACTTTACAGCCAGTTTACTGCGGTACTTTACAGCCAGTTTACTGAGGTACTTTACAGTCAGTTTACTGCGGTACTTTACAGTCAGTTTACTGCGGTACTTTACAGTCAGTTTACTGCGGTACTTTACAGTCAGTATTTTACTGCGGTACTTTACAGCCGGTATTTTACTGCGGTATTTTACTGCGGTACTTTACAGCCGGTACTTTACAGCCGGTACTTAACAGACAGTACTTTACAACCGGTACTTAACAGACGGTATTTTACAACCGGTGTCACACATGTATTAATATTCAACTGGAGTCTTAACTCTTTTCTTTACTCTCCAGTTACAACAGCCGGCGAAGTCGTTCTGGGACCTACAGTTCTCGTTCTCGCAGTCGGTCTCACAGCCGCAGCCCCTCACCCCGACGCCATccgtcctcccccctcctcctcccacaccTCAAGCCAAAGCCCGGCCACCATGGCAACATCGACCCCAAGCCATCGAGTCGTCATAGCAGCAGCGGCGGAGGGGCTCACAAGAGGAAGAGGTCAAGGTCGCGCTCTGCCagcaaaggagagagggagcgggacaGAGACCGCAGCACGTCGGACCTCTCTTCGGCCAAGAAGCACAAGCACGAGAGAGGTGGGGCTGGGGGAGGACATCACCGTGGAGACAGGAGGGAGCGGTCCAGGTCGTACGACCGAGAACGAGAAAGGGCGCGCACCCACAAGACCAAACGCcatagcagcagcagtggtggaCACTCAGGGCACGGACGCCATCGCCGCTGAACCAGGGGCAGGAGTCCCCTCCACTCCTTAATGCAGTTTTGTGTTCTGCTTTACCACAATCCTCCTTTTCAACCTGTTTTAATTGACATGTAAATGCTGGACTTGGAGACAACATATTTACAGTGTAAAGATGGTTAAAACTGCTGATTTAGTGACAACGCTTTGATTTATAAAAGCGACTCTTCAGTGGAAGAAGGAATGAATGCGTGTACTACAAAATAATAATTCAGGAAAGACCTCAAGACTTTGTGGACTGAAGGAAGTGACTACCGGGTTCTGTTTGTTTTATCTAAAGCAGTGTTCTGTACAGATTGCAAAGGACTACTGGGCTTCTCTAGAAACAGGCTGTATCTTTTTACAGCTGAATGCAAACTCTTGATTTCAGAACCTTTTTAGGATCGTGGTGAATTTGTTACACTGGTTTTTAGTCTGCACGTGTTCATGTCTGATTTTtacttaataaaaaaaaataaaaaaagacaatTTGACTCCATTTCTCTTTTGTAACACTGGACTACAGGTCATGAAAAGCTGCAATCTGCTGTAGGTGTTCACACAgggagcccaattctgatctttttcctCTAATATCAGCTCTGAGGTGATTGGTCAAAAGTAGGGATGACTCCACTACATTTTTGTACGATACCAATATCCAATATTGTCTTTGCCGAAACCTCACCCCGCCCAATTCCCATATTGAATTTTTTTTGTGGCCTTTTatgcattctagtacagttaaatggTTTAAACACTGACTAAAAAGTGATTTTGTTGACATTTACATGTCCCCATTACCAATAAAACATGATCAAACCAATTTCTTTCACTTGCTGTTTTGTTCATTCACAACCAGaatttcatcatacatgtcaagcagtgagGTTTCAGCTCTGTCAGTCCGCGGCCTCTTCCTCGTTGCGCACTGTCACTGTccatttccatcttgtccagctttGTAACGTTTCATGTAAACCCTGTCTGCATCAaggtagcggtccttgtacccagcatcgagcatggtggcaacacaaagAGGCTCAGAGACCATGCCACCGCCTCAGAGTTTCAACCGTACGGTATGTCGGCAGTTTTATTGAGCAGGTGTTTCAATGCCGTGACAGACAGCATCACTTCTACTGTAGACGCTGTTGAGCTCATTTCTTgagtcagttgttcgaatggagtgttcatgtttccaagtttcaaacatgttctcaaatgccattgaaatggcagcagcggttTGAGTATCAGCACATTCTTGAGCAATACGTCTTTCCTCAGTACGAGATCCTTGTTGACCCACTGTGCTGTGAGACTAGGCATGCTCattggtccaaatgtcagtcttGAAGCTAATAGCAGAGACGCTCATAGATGTGGGTTTCAACAATCCTGTAACTCCGGTAGAACAACATCTAAAAAATAGCACCTACTTGTTGCTGTTTTTCTGTGTAGCGTTGTGTTTTTCGTGGCGTTACTACTTACCTACGTTTATATAGGtgtgcacgtcagctttgacatcggttttgcacatcgattccgatatcgtgcatccctaggcCAAAAGCCCAATTTAGTGGAAAAATATCAGAAATTGGTCAGCTTGTATGAATGCAGCCAAAATGGGGCCTGTTTAAACACAGGCCAAGTCCTCAGCCCCCAGCTTGGCATGACAACGATCTCTTTAAGTCGAACAGGCCTCCTCTACTGGCAGCTAGGACTGCTGTCTTTATGATCCAAGTGTGAAAAGCTGCCCTTCACATTCTGGTAATGTTCTCCGTTATCACATAATCGTTCTGCTAATCATCAGACATTGCTACCATTTTAACACTGGAAGTAATTGCTCCTCTAGGGTAAATACTTTTCATTGAATTGATATATTAAAACCCAGTGTGATACCCCAGAGCTGTGTAATTCCAAACCTGCATATTATTCCTTATTACTCTGCAGAGTGTATAGGTTAGTGATACGGGTAGATAACATGAACTTCCTGTTAAACAATGTTATGTTACAAAATACGGAGTGTATAATGTAGTTTGTCAAGTGTTCTGATGTGCATGTATTATGTTTCACCACAAGAGGGCggtataccaccctgcatcccactgctggtttgCCTCTGAAGCTCTAAGCAGGGTTGgttctggtcagtccctggatgggagaccagattctgatggaagtggtgttggatggccagcaggaggcactctttcctctggtataaaatatatatatatatatatatatatatatatatatcccaatgccccagggcagtgagtGGGGACATTGCCCTTTGTACGGTGCcctctttcggatgggatgttgaACAGGTGGCCTGACTGGACACCATAGTCTAAGCTTATCACTACTGTTGAACAGGATACTACCCGGTGGTTCATTTCTATGTTTGTCTGTTCAATCTCTTTTTTTAAACAACCGTGCGTTAGTGTTTAAGGAAAGAAAACACACGTATAGGAAAGTTTGCTCGAACTACATTCCTACTGTATGCCTGGATTTCCACTGGAAGGGTACTCAATGTGCTGTATGCCTCTGgcagtatattacagtatgtgATCAGGAACCTAACTCTGCAACACGTTGTGAAATCACACATTTCCAGACTAAAGGTTTTCTTATGAGCAAGCTTAGAACGACCGATACATTCCAGCACTCTAGAACCCCACAGCAAGGGAGCAGATCAGTACGGCTTTTAAAGCCCgactgtatgtacacacacacacacttgcacaaaaACACATGTATGACTTGCCTTGATAACAGAGAGAGTAAGACAACACAGGGTCCTACAGTAGATAGAGAGAGTAAGACAACACAGGGTCCTAcagtagataacagagagagtaaGACAACACAGGGCCCTAcagtagataacagagagagtaaGACAACACAGGGCCCTAcagtagataacagagagagtaaGACAACACAGGGccctacagtagagtagataggGTCCTACAGTAGATAGAGAGAGTAAGACAACACAGGGTCCTACAGTagtagataacagaacagagTAAGACAACACAGGGTCCTAcagtagataacagagagagtaaGACAACACAGGGTCCTAcagtagataacagagagagtaaGACAACACAGGGTCCTAcagtagataacagagagagtaaGACAACACAGGGTCCTAcagtagataacagagagagtaaGACAACACAGGGCCCTAcagtagataacagagagagtaaGACAACACAGGGCCCTAcagtagataacagagagagtaaGACAACACAGGGTCCTAcagtagataacagagagagtaaGACAACACAGGGCCCTAcagtagataacagagagagtaaGACAACACAGGGTCCTACAGTAGATAGAGAGAGTAAGACAACACAGGGTCCTAcagtagataacagagagagtaaGACAACACAGGGTCCTACAGTAGATAGATAAGACAACACAGGGTCCTACAGTAgataacagagagtaagacacAACACAGGGTCCCTAcagtagataacagagagagtaaGACAACACAGGGTCCTAcagtagataacagagagagtaaGACAACACAGGGTCCTAcagtagataacagagagagtaaGACAACACAGGGTCCTAcagtagataacagagagagtaaGACAACACAGGGTCCTAcagtagataacagagagagtaaGACAACACAGGGTCCTAcagtagataacagagagagtaaGACAACACAGGGTCCTAcagtagataacagagagagtaaGACAACACAGGGTCCTACagtagataacagacagtaagaCAACACAGGGTCCTAcagtagataacagagagagtaaGACAACACAGGGTCCTAcagtagataacagagagagtaaGACAACACAGGGTCCTAcagtagataacagagagagtaaGACAACACAGGGTCCTAcagtagataacagagagagtaaGACAACACAGGGTCCCTAcagtagataacagagagagtaaGACAACACAGGGTCCTACAGTAAACAGAGAGAGTACATGCATTTTCTAATAGTAATAATGTCTTATTTTAAGCGCTTTTCAAGACATCCAAAGTAACTTTACATACACAATAAAATCAGCAGGATAAAAAGCTATAAAATCACCTTGAGAGGCAATTATATAAAATtacattaaacatgatgacagaatgaGCAtatggaggcatgaggactgcagatgtggccagggcaataaattgcaatgccgtactgtgagacacctaagacagcgctacagggagacaggacggacagctgatcgtcctcgctgtggcagaccacgtgtaacaacacctgcactggatcggtacatccaaacatcacacctgcgggacaggtacaggatggcaacaacaactgcccgagttacaccaggaacgcacaatccctccatcagtgctcagacggtccgcaataggctgagagaggttggactgagggcttgtaggcctgttgtaaggcaggtcctcaccagacatcaccagcaacaacattTCCTATGGGCATAAACCCACCATcgatggaccagacaggactggcaaaaagtgctcttcactgacgagtagcggttttgtctcaccaggggtgagggtcggattcgcgtttattgtcgaaggaatgagcgttacaccgaggcctgtactctggaacgggatcgatttagaggtggagggtccgtcatggtctggggtagtgtgtcacagcatcatcggactgagcttgttgtcattgcaggcaatctcaacgctgtgcgttacagggaagacatcatcctccctcatgtggtacccttcctgcaggctcatcctgacttgaccctccagcatgacaatgccaccatctGGGACCTGGGAATTGTTGGATCATCTGGGATCTGGGTCCTAAAGTCATGGAGGTAAATTGAGGAGCTACATTTTTATAAACTCAGCATAACTACCATTTCTTGCTTTCTCAAATGTCAACCAAAGCTTAACATTTACTGTCTATTAGGCTTCACTGAAGTGTAGGGCGTCAGGGCTTTCAGTGGTTCGACCGTCCAACAGCCACAACTGGAGCAGATTGTAGGCTTCCATCGAGACAAAGAGAAAAATATCAGTGTTCGGGAAACTAAAAACTAGCTTCAGGTTATTTTGTGTACAAATGCAAATAGTTATTATCTGAGATTGTTTTATATTCACCTTAACAGATGGTGACCTCAGCTAGAAGTGAAAGAGCTGTTTCCCAGCTCTCGCCTTCCTTTAGTCTTTCTATCAAACCAAGTCATTCTCCCGGATGTCGAAACACTTGGTCCCCTTCTTGATTCTCCTCTGGTAactctccttctgtttctcctGCACCTTGTCCATGTTCAGTCTCACCTTAAATGATGACAGGAATAAATGAGATTATATTtcatattacaaatacatttcttaCCAGGGTTGTGTTGGTTGCTTTTTAAATGTAGatgactttccccttaagaggcattagaagaagaaaaaaaatgtatgttaccaattgaacgacatctattgcaggataaatcactgttaaagtttacatagctggtcatatatggatgttacattttactttatggattggttatgtaggcttcttctaacctgtcgctttctactacatataataatacgattcaattatatctttacattaaaaaccaaagtctatcagaattacAGTCATTACAATAACTGTTATACcacttgatcttcaagaataggacttggaaatatagaagtatagattagccaaactGTTTAATctgagcatgaccccaaaacCAAGGACTTGTTAGCCAgcactactctgttgtttattttgtcatggaggactgattgggctcattgattcgagttgaaaaataaattctGCGCTcg containing:
- the ccnl1a gene encoding cyclin-L1a; translated protein: MAAGPLSAVPNTSTNSDGILIGDRVYSEVVLTISNSLIPEERLQPTPSMLDGLDLHTETDLRILGCELIQSAGILLRLPQVAMATGQVLFHRFFYSKSFVKHSFEIVAMACVNLASKIEEAPRRFRDVINVFHHLKQSHRGKRSASSLILDQNYINTKNQVIKAERRILKELGFCVHVKHPHKIIVMYLQVLECEKNQTLVQTAWNYMNDSLRTNVFVRFQAETIACACIYLAARALQMPLPSRPHWYLLFGATEEEIKDICITTLKLYTRKKPDYDHLEKEVEKRKMSLQEAKLKAKGLNPDGTPALSNLGGFSPGSKPCSPNIVKVEDKSPNPQALKPVKKEPDSRAQGSKSPHNGLRKEAKIGRNSRSRSGSRSRTRSRSRSPRRHYNSRRSRSGTYSSRSRSRSHSRSPSPRRHPSSPLLLPHLKPKPGHHGNIDPKPSSRHSSSGGGAHKRKRSRSRSASKGERERDRDRSTSDLSSAKKHKHERGGAGGGHHRGDRRERSRSYDRERERARTHKTKRHSSSSGGHSGHGRHRR